The window tcccgttgcggagcacaggctctggacgtgcaggctcagcggccatggctcacgggcccagccactccgcggcatgtgggatcctcccggaccggggcacgaactcgtgtcccctgcatcggcaggcggactctcaaccactgcaccaccagggaagcctccaacACCATTTCTTGAAGAGACTTTCCTTTCTCTGTtgtatgttcttggctccttttGTCAATTAATTGTCCATGTATGTGTGgatctttgcttttttaaaaacagctttattgagatatagttcataggccatacaatttacccatttaaactGTACAATTCTGTGGCTTTTAGTGTAGTTACAGAATTGTACAGcatcatcacaatcaattttagaacgtTTCATCCCCTCAAGAAGAGACCCTCTTCTTTAGTTATCACTTTCttattctccctccctccattttcCTCCAACCCCCCCCAACAAGTAACCAGATGGTTTCCCAAGAGATTTACACTCTGGTTTTGCttatctctcatttttttttttttttttggcggtatgcaggcctctcactgttgtggcctctcccgttgcgaagcacaggctccggacgcgcaggctcagcagccatggctcacgggcccagccgctgcacggcatgtgggatcttcccggaccggggcacgaatatCTCTCATTTTTAATGCAGTGTGTTTCTAAAACTGTCAGTTTTCTCTGTGACCATTTGCAGCAGTGATGTATTGGTGCTCCTGCCAAGGAGCCTGAATACTGGACATTGAATAAAACCCAGGGGAATGTGGTATGCACTTTAAGGGCAACGGGAAGAAGTGAGACTTGGCAGTGTGAAGAGGTTATTTCAGTCTTGAGTAACCAGATGTTAATGTTCTGTGGGATGGAATATCTTTcagaatgcataaataaaaactTCTTTAATGGTCTTTTTTGACACAGGTATGTCTTGATTGACACACCTGGACAGATTGAGGTATTCACCTGGTCAGCTTCTGGGACAATCATCACTGAGGCCCTGGTGAGTATTCTAGGACTTGTTACTCAGGGTAAATAGAGAGCCAGACAAGAAAAGCTTCTTATTGCTTGGGATCTTACGTGGGATAGAGTCATAGAGCTCTGCACACCTGCCTAAAGTGGTTCTTCCTTGCCACGGAAGGTAGGAGAAGAGTTTGGGGACAGGTCAAGAACCCTCTGACTAAAGCTTTGACTATTTTGTGGCTTTAGGCATCCTCGTTTCCAACGATTGTCATTTACGTAATGGACACATCTCGAAGTATCAACCCAGTGACCTTCATGTCCAATATGCTCTATGCCTGCAGGTAACGCGTTATTGTTGGGCATAGTATTATGTCAAGGTATGAAGTCTCCACTTCTTTTCCATCATTTTTGAGTCCTGAGTGCTTACCCCTAGGTTTTCATTCAGGCTTGCCACTCGCTTTAGTGGCTCTGGGTTAGGGAGGGGCTCTGGGTTAGGGCGGGAGAAGAAGCACATACACTGTTGGCATTCTCTATCAGCCACTTCTCATCTTCCTCCCTTGCTTGTTACAGAATAGGTGTTGAATGACTATGAACCTTCTGGCAGTTGCCCCAAGTTGAATGAAATCCAATTCTGAATAGAATAGAGCCCCTGGTCTAAATGCCTTTCTTCTGTGTTGTGATAGGAAGAGTGAAATTATAACATGAGGAGAGACTGAATAAAAAGATTCATCCATGATTCTAAATGCACGTGTTTTCCCAAGTGTGGTGCAATTAGGAGAGGAAGGACATGCCTCACTAGGCTATATTAGTGCATTAGACCTAGGAGCAAGGCGGACCATGATTAATGCTGCATTTTATTTTGGGGGTATGCAAAAACAATCACCCCGATTTGTCTCTTCTATTATGACTAGGGATGTCTCTTCCTGTTAAACACAAGAAATCCTAGTCGAAATAGAAATCTGATGTTTGATAGCATGATTTTGTCTTCATATTAATTGTTTAAGAGACAGTTAATTtggtgaaacacacacacacacacacacacacacacacacacacacacacacacacacacacacacacacacacacacacacacacacacacacacacacacacacacacacacacacacacacacacacacacacaaccaggaTCAGTACCAAAGCATTATTACTCTAAGAAAAGGagagggtgtgtatgtgtgttgtttGCTTGATGGAAGTGGTGGTTTCCTGCTTGGGAGGGGAGAATATGTGAGTGCTGTGTAAGAATGGATACCTGTATTTAGAGTCTGAACCCATCTCCCTTTTTATTACTCAGTTACATCAGATAACAGGCAAGCAGGCGCTTAAGTGCTTTTACTAATAATGCCTCAATGTTTGATTTTCAGCATCTTGTACAAAACCAAGCTGCCTTTTATTGTGGTCATGAATAAAGTAAGTGGATTCTTCCTGTTGTGactgaatatttctttttcatcagaACCTTGTGTTTGGGTAGGTGAGAAGGATTATTTCAGATGCTGGAGAGCAGATTTAAGCTAACCTGAAGCAAAGTCATGAGCACTTCTAGGAAATGGATTCAATCAAATTGAATGAATATATATCGCTGATTCTTTTCCAAAGTTTTTTTAGGCTAGATAGAGTAGCCCCTGGTCCAGAGCGTATAGGTTACCCCTCAGGATCGGGACTGTGTAAATGGGGGAGGGACAGCTAGTCTATTGGAAGTGGCagttaaacaaaaccaaaacttcTCTGTTGTTGACTAGAATGCAAGAGACTATGTATTTGACTTCAGAGCCTGGAGGGTGCTGGCCTCCACTGTGGCCGTGGTCACTTGGCAGTGGACAGTGAAGGGTCTGCTCTAACGTGGAATATACAGAtcttcatttaattatttatactGCACAGCAGTCTTGGCTCTTTGTGACTTGTTGCAGTGGAGGAGGAAATGggggaagcagagaaagaaaatacataattatTGCTCTTTGCTGTCatcacataattaaaaaaattttttttgccattGTTTGATGTCTGACCTCATCTCTGGTTGCTGATAGTTGACTTCTCTCTGGTACAGACTGACATCATTGATCACAGCTTTGCAGTGGAATGGATGCAGGATTTTGAGGCTTTCCAAGATGCCTTGAATCAAGAGACTACATACGTCAGTAACCTGACTCGTTCAATGAGCCTCGTGTTAGATGAATTTTACAGCTCCCTCAGGGTAAACTTTCTTGCTTATGCTGTTGGTCTTTCCAGATAACCTTATAACCCAAAGGGCTGGCTTTGAACCTATTTTGGAAAGGAAGTTCATTACCCtctgaaaagtaatttttaaggCATAGCTTATTAAAAGCTAGAGacttaaaagataaatatgataCGGACCCTACCCTCAGAGAGTTTATGGTCTAGTTAGGAGAGAGGCTAAACGCAGAGTTGAAACATGATGTATTGTTGTAACTTATATTGTGATATCTTAAGAAAGATTAAAAGTTGGACCTGATAGTGGTGAGTGGGTAGATCACTTTTGAAATGAGAGATTTTTTGAGGATATAGCCAATATAGGTGTGCTTTGAAGGATGGGTAAGATTTGTGTAAGCAAAAGTGGGTGTGGGTAGCAGCAAGTATGTTAATTGCCCAAGTGAAGACATTGAGGTACTAATttttatagagaacagactgtggtttGATTTGATAGGGAATAGATGAACTGCTGCTTGTTTGATCCTAACTATCTTTCTCAGTTCTCTATTTTCCATGGACTTATTTCCATCACTTTTGAGTAGGTATgccattttgtcttgttttagcTTCATTCTTTGCCAGAGACTTCTTAAAGTAACCAAACCTCTTCTATGAAGATTTTATGAAATTTGAGCCAAATAATgtatgccatttaaaaatatacagttgTTTCCTCAGTGGCATTAATGATGCTTTTGGCAGGTGGTGGGTGTGTCTGCTGTTCTGGGTACAGGCTTAGATGAACTCTTCGTGCAAGTTGCCAGTGCCACAGAAGAATATGAAAGGTGAGGATAAAGGAACATTCTATTGATGGCACTCTTAGTTACCCACAAGTCTGATATGATAgctgctttgccaggcaaaacaTTTTGGTTTTCATAGTGTTTGTATTATATTTGCCATGCAGATGTGTACTGGATCTGACCACACTTAGGGTTAACAAGTAGctgttaactttttttaaaaaaaataggagtaTAAAATCTTCACTGTATTGAATGATGAAGAACAGGTGTCATCAGACATTGTAAAAAGCcagatgttaaatattttaggctttgtgggtcgTATTATCTGTTGAAACTCCTCAACTCTCATTGTGGTGCAAAAGCAGCTATAGACAATTCCtaaacaaatgggtgtggctgtgttccaataaaactttatttataaaaataggcagtgggctggatttgTCCTGTTTGCCACATTGGTGGACCCCTGATGAAGAAcatagactttggagtcagatagacatggtttagatttctttttcctccaaTTAATAAGTGTGTAACCTTAGCAAGTTTTCCTCATTTATAGATGAGGGATAATAGCATTTATTGTTAAGGTCGTTGTGGGGATTATTTGAGATAATATATCTAAAGCACCTAACACAATTGCTGACATGTAGTAAGCATATTTCTTAATAAATGATTGTTATAACTATTTTCTTGGTTAATACTGGAGTTCCATTTATCTAAAGGAAAGTGGAGTCATAGCACCTATACACTTTCCTTAGGCCTGATAATTGGCTGCTTTCTAGCAAGCTTCATACTTAGCAAGAGCCTAATAGCCACATTGTGGTTTtcagaaacattattttgatttttattcatcAGAcgaggtttgtttttttgtttgttttgttt is drawn from Mesoplodon densirostris isolate mMesDen1 chromosome 14, mMesDen1 primary haplotype, whole genome shotgun sequence and contains these coding sequences:
- the GPN1 gene encoding GPN-loop GTPase 1 isoform X2, with amino-acid sequence MKQYGLGPNGGIVTSLNLFATRFDQVMKFIEKAQNMSKYVLIDTPGQIEVFTWSASGTIITEALASSFPTIVIYVMDTSRSINPVTFMSNMLYACSILYKTKLPFIVVMNKTDIIDHSFAVEWMQDFEAFQDALNQETTYVSNLTRSMSLVLDEFYSSLRVVGVSAVLGTGLDELFVQVASATEEYEREYRPEYERLKKSLASAQSQQQKEQLERLRKDMGSIALDTGTATGSLPPVLDPSDLILTRGTLDEEDEEADSDTEDIDHRVTEESREEPAFQNFMQESMAQYWKRNNK